The following nucleotide sequence is from Borrelia sp. A-FGy1.
TCTATATTTTATATTTTAAGGGATAAGGCTACTATCTAGCAAAAGAAGGTTTTTCATTAATCATGAATTCATAATCCTTTTTCTTATCAATTAACGGTTTGCCATATCTGTCAACCATGTTAATGTTGGAGAAATGAAACTCTTCTTTTATATCATATGAGGGGATATTGCTGTTTTTCATTAAAAAGATACGATAATGTCTGAAAATATGTGAACATTTACCAATATTTTTTTTTCTAGTCACCTTTTGTATGATTTGTCTTAAGAAAAAACTCATATTATTTGTTGATAATCTTTTATATTTGGTTTTTTGGAAAAGATATGTTCTCTTTAAATAATTATAATTGTACATTGAAATCCTATTTTTTATATTAGCTTGTGCATATTCTTTATGAGCGTCTTGAATTTTAGCAAAATCTAGTAGAGATACAAGTACAGGTCGTATTATAGTCTCATTTCTTTTCTTAGCAACATAAATATTGATTCTGTACATGTATTCATCTTCTACTTTAATTTTGCTAATATCTTGCATCTTAATATTAGCAATTTCAGAGCATCTAGCCCCTGTCATGTATTGCAGGTAGTAAAACATGCCCATAATCTTGTCTTTTTCATAAGAAAGTTCTAATATTTTTACAATTTGTTCTCTAGTAATGCTCATATAAAAGTTGGTCTTTGTTCTAATATTCTTTTTCCTATATTTAGTAGCAGACCTTGGTTGTTTATTTAGATTTGCTTTCTTCTTCTTACTAAGAAGTACAGGTTTA
It contains:
- a CDS encoding tyrosine-type recombinase/integrase, which codes for MNKKTLTQKDEKIPNPNKIIYPNLNNPDLFIDSLAKAYKNKTIDDEYIFSLSNLLNKNTYAKLLKLILDKDKPVLLSKKKKANLNKQPRSATKYRKKNIRTKTNFYMSITREQIVKILELSYEKDKIMGMFYYLQYMTGARCSEIANIKMQDISKIKVEDEYMYRINIYVAKKRNETIIRPVLVSLLDFAKIQDAHKEYAQANIKNRISMYNYNYLKRTYLFQKTKYKRLSTNNMSFFLRQIIQKVTRKKNIGKCSHIFRHYRIFLMKNSNIPSYDIKEEFHFSNINMVDRYGKPLIDKKKDYEFMINEKPSFAR